In the genome of Thermosphaera aggregans DSM 11486, one region contains:
- a CDS encoding DUF2341 domain-containing protein, which yields MPTPPLLHAIGTGFIIALLVGLFMYGLFMSEITMINNYTALLQYISDKIATSIRALYSSTYLANSNQSSISLNIPVEVSSEKGYNVYIGRGEVLALEFPRLKEREDYNSQAFYVIASTPDKKVYGISLLFQPTDLVAPLELAKGEFTVERIMEGFDPAEGYMENGMLWLCRSPVYIIEKGNTSLSNYLVKIEFNPSKLNCTYQGKAYTPARNDVRFADSDGVSTLKYWIDEWKANYARVWVQIPVIQPLENKTIYMYWGNPYAAERSDPAIFLFYDDLTRYSSLRDLLTRSPLWSIRPFNTYSYDLLPGGWLTGVLDIKTEGFLILYYNRILTVDQYQGVLVEALGKPYGNSTDGAEYLLGLVNVGDGTQVFNETLRPVIVDPSLSLENYTIIYGNWGIGNLGDDSFLNATRFDYVAGEDYYALAVRSNPPITRYPAGQEYYQILYKIRIDNTSIVRGVVITEDLNRARAFYIALQYTPGDNSLKLLYSSVTLPGLSDFQVLNSTQLVNISLPSWVILYVSVKSPGTANPEYSLQVINPVDGSTILSSSGRGTLTVYQPEYVGPFAYSPGEPPGLSEPWFDDLLSSRYDTNTPFDARRLYVLGLSPGWEITIVDYKDVLVYDNETNTTRIEKQAVYAQNATVDDSGTASFDLTTYPILGEKYPVEFLFYYNGDLVDRIEYPGLVSGGMVLLFRPYLKHPVKIDGGLIFTYYDKVLGYHIKVQEVVNNTNLRAGYNITGIGYFNSKLYYFILNPEYYNSTTPTYNPYSFTYRLAGNFTFFIGLMVYGSNRAGTVNLTGIYNWVRVRPFVDPEPVAQPSYLTEALNIPNPPQLRVVEYIDKIVFSSELLVDLFLIVRPDSHYVLTIVFRGKRA from the coding sequence ATGCCGACTCCTCCATTACTACACGCTATTGGAACCGGTTTCATAATAGCCTTGCTAGTAGGCCTCTTCATGTACGGGTTGTTTATGTCTGAAATAACGATGATTAATAACTACACAGCTCTGCTTCAATACATATCGGACAAGATAGCTACCAGCATTAGAGCACTCTACTCATCAACATACTTAGCCAACTCCAACCAATCCAGCATTAGCCTAAATATACCTGTGGAGGTATCCAGTGAGAAAGGCTACAACGTCTACATTGGTCGGGGAGAGGTATTAGCTTTGGAGTTCCCGAGGCTAAAGGAGAGGGAGGATTATAATTCGCAAGCATTCTACGTAATAGCCTCCACACCAGATAAAAAAGTCTACGGAATATCACTCCTATTTCAACCAACAGACCTGGTCGCCCCCTTAGAACTCGCTAAAGGCGAGTTCACCGTTGAAAGGATTATGGAGGGCTTCGACCCAGCTGAAGGCTACATGGAGAACGGCATGCTATGGCTCTGCCGCTCCCCTGTATACATTATTGAGAAAGGGAACACCAGCCTTTCAAACTACTTGGTAAAGATAGAATTTAATCCTTCAAAACTCAACTGCACTTACCAGGGAAAAGCTTACACTCCAGCTAGGAACGACGTACGGTTCGCTGACTCCGATGGGGTTTCAACACTTAAGTATTGGATAGACGAGTGGAAGGCTAATTATGCCAGGGTATGGGTTCAAATCCCTGTTATACAACCATTAGAGAATAAAACCATCTACATGTACTGGGGAAACCCTTACGCGGCTGAGAGAAGCGACCCTGCCATATTCCTGTTCTACGATGATCTCACACGCTACAGCTCCTTAAGGGACTTGCTGACGAGGTCGCCACTATGGAGTATAAGACCTTTTAACACATATTCCTACGACCTGCTCCCCGGTGGATGGCTCACAGGAGTGCTCGATATCAAAACAGAGGGCTTCCTCATTCTGTATTACAATAGGATCTTAACGGTCGACCAGTACCAGGGGGTTTTAGTTGAGGCGCTCGGGAAACCATATGGAAATAGTACGGATGGTGCCGAGTACCTGCTGGGGCTCGTTAACGTTGGCGATGGAACACAGGTTTTTAACGAGACTCTTAGACCAGTTATAGTAGACCCGTCATTGTCCCTTGAAAACTACACAATTATATATGGGAACTGGGGCATCGGCAACCTGGGTGATGACTCTTTCCTGAACGCGACACGCTTTGACTACGTAGCAGGTGAAGACTATTATGCTCTAGCTGTTAGGAGCAACCCACCGATAACCAGGTATCCTGCAGGGCAAGAATACTATCAAATACTCTACAAGATTAGAATCGACAACACCAGCATTGTTAGAGGTGTTGTAATCACGGAGGACTTAAACAGGGCGAGAGCCTTCTACATTGCGCTGCAATACACACCCGGCGATAATAGTTTAAAACTCCTCTACAGTAGTGTGACCCTGCCTGGTCTCAGTGACTTTCAAGTATTGAACTCGACCCAGCTCGTCAATATAAGTCTGCCAAGCTGGGTCATCCTTTACGTATCGGTGAAGTCCCCTGGAACCGCGAACCCTGAATACTCTCTCCAAGTGATCAACCCTGTAGATGGATCAACTATTTTAAGTTCTTCTGGAAGGGGTACGTTAACTGTCTATCAACCAGAATACGTTGGCCCCTTCGCATACTCACCCGGAGAACCACCCGGCCTTAGTGAACCATGGTTCGACGACCTATTGTCTTCTAGATACGACACCAATACACCGTTTGATGCCAGGAGGCTTTATGTGCTCGGACTATCGCCTGGGTGGGAGATAACTATTGTCGACTACAAGGATGTGCTGGTCTACGATAATGAAACCAATACAACCAGGATTGAGAAGCAAGCAGTCTATGCTCAAAACGCCACGGTAGACGACTCAGGCACTGCATCATTCGATCTCACGACGTACCCTATACTGGGTGAGAAATACCCGGTGGAGTTCCTATTCTACTATAACGGAGACCTCGTGGACAGGATCGAATACCCTGGGTTGGTATCAGGAGGAATGGTACTTTTATTCCGACCGTATCTTAAACACCCTGTAAAGATTGACGGTGGCTTAATATTCACATATTATGATAAAGTATTGGGTTATCATATTAAAGTGCAGGAGGTTGTTAATAACACTAATCTGAGGGCAGGTTATAACATTACGGGCATAGGATACTTCAACAGTAAACTATACTATTTTATTTTAAACCCGGAATACTATAACTCGACCACACCAACTTACAATCCTTACAGCTTCACATATAGGTTAGCTGGTAACTTCACATTTTTCATAGGGTTAATGGTTTACGGTTCGAACAGGGCGGGCACAGTCAATCTTACAGGAATCTACAATTGGGTACGGGTAAGGCCCTTCGTTGACCCAGAGCCTGTTGCACAGCCCAGCTACTTAACCGAGGCGCTAAACATCCCTAACCCTCCCCAGCTTAGAGTTGTTGAATATATTGACAAGATAGTGTTTTCCAGCGAGCTCCTCGTGGATTTATTCCTTATTGTTAGACCTGACTCCCATTACGTCCTAACGATTGTTTTCAGGGGGAAGAGGGCTTGA
- a CDS encoding type II secretion system F family protein, with amino-acid sequence MKFWDFIYRYFGDYADQVLRASPGVAKQLRRSNIHLHAEVYASLILFLLTLSAGIAAGVGVLVFFLGYHVFIPFFIALPVVVYLIMIIIPSMVAGSRASAIDGEFPYTISYLSIMVMSGLSPYIAFERILKGSIIFQKTGELAQRFVLLNKILGKDPLTAFAMLSDRNPSSRVRETLSGYISTVKAGGDVIDYLNKRARALFNDLLVSMKIIADRLGGLLESYLAIVLLTMISFTVLYFVTASYSGVISFGIDTGTMSLLLYILMPFISIAIIYLGDVMQYKEAWMDWRPYYAFFGVTLPLAAFLSLLGIVLYGNPAFKTNPLVTAVHEFLTLPMKLADIPPNLTFVESSIALSMALIVSIIPSLIYAEYIAREYTIINGITRFIRDLVEVRKTGLPPEKSIIELSTRDYGVFSKYLKKISLELTLGVSLRKIIEELFKKIKPWRAKVLLFILTDSIEVGGGTVDVLENLAWFAESIEAIEAEKKRSMRTLMIVPYLGAVLTAFTIVFMAVYMGRIPLASGQFRAAASTVLPSIVLNTYLMGLVAGKVGSGTVAAGFKHALILTLVTMLFFMFAKLFTGFL; translated from the coding sequence ATGAAGTTCTGGGATTTCATTTATAGATATTTCGGGGATTACGCCGATCAAGTCCTACGGGCTTCTCCGGGTGTAGCAAAACAGTTGAGAAGGTCCAACATACATCTCCATGCAGAAGTTTACGCGTCGCTCATCTTATTTCTCCTCACACTCTCGGCTGGAATCGCCGCGGGCGTGGGCGTTTTAGTATTCTTCCTAGGCTACCATGTATTCATTCCTTTCTTCATTGCTCTTCCTGTAGTTGTGTACCTTATAATGATTATAATACCTTCAATGGTTGCTGGTTCAAGGGCCTCGGCGATCGATGGAGAATTTCCCTACACTATTAGCTACCTTAGCATAATGGTGATGAGCGGGTTATCACCATATATTGCTTTTGAAAGAATACTGAAAGGTAGCATTATCTTTCAGAAGACCGGCGAGCTGGCTCAAAGATTTGTACTGCTAAACAAGATTCTGGGGAAGGATCCGCTGACAGCTTTCGCAATGCTCTCTGATAGAAACCCTAGCTCTAGAGTTAGGGAGACGTTGTCAGGTTATATTTCAACGGTGAAGGCGGGGGGAGATGTGATAGATTATCTAAATAAGAGGGCTAGAGCGTTATTCAACGATTTGCTCGTCAGTATGAAAATAATTGCAGACAGGCTGGGGGGATTGCTAGAATCATACCTAGCCATAGTTTTGTTAACTATGATTAGCTTCACGGTTCTATACTTTGTCACAGCCAGCTACAGCGGTGTGATATCCTTTGGCATAGACACTGGAACCATGTCCCTGCTCCTTTACATCCTAATGCCTTTCATAAGCATAGCAATAATTTACCTAGGGGATGTAATGCAATATAAGGAGGCGTGGATGGATTGGAGGCCCTACTACGCATTCTTCGGAGTCACCCTCCCCTTAGCCGCATTCTTGTCGCTACTTGGAATTGTTCTCTACGGGAACCCGGCGTTTAAGACTAACCCTCTTGTAACTGCCGTCCACGAATTCCTCACACTCCCTATGAAATTAGCCGATATCCCTCCAAATCTCACATTCGTTGAATCCTCAATAGCTCTGTCAATGGCGCTCATTGTCAGCATAATACCTTCATTGATATATGCTGAATACATTGCTAGAGAATACACAATTATTAACGGGATCACAAGGTTCATCAGGGATCTCGTTGAGGTTCGGAAAACGGGTCTCCCCCCAGAAAAAAGTATAATTGAATTGTCAACCAGGGATTATGGAGTATTCTCCAAGTACTTGAAGAAGATATCGCTGGAGCTGACCCTGGGAGTTTCTCTAAGAAAAATTATTGAAGAATTATTCAAGAAGATTAAACCATGGAGGGCCAAGGTCCTCTTGTTCATCCTTACCGACTCGATCGAGGTGGGTGGGGGTACTGTTGACGTCTTGGAAAACCTTGCATGGTTTGCCGAAAGCATCGAGGCCATCGAAGCCGAAAAGAAACGTTCCATGAGAACGCTCATGATAGTTCCATACTTAGGGGCCGTATTAACTGCCTTCACCATAGTGTTTATGGCTGTTTACATGGGAAGGATACCACTAGCCTCAGGACAATTCAGGGCTGCAGCCTCCACGGTTCTCCCAAGCATTGTGTTGAATACTTATCTAATGGGTCTTGTAGCCGGTAAGGTCGGCTCAGGAACCGTGGCAGCGGGGTTTAAACACGCTCTGATCCTCACTTTGGTTACAATGCTGTTCTTTATGTTCGCGAAATTATTCACGGGATTCCTGTGA
- a CDS encoding type II/IV secretion system ATPase subunit: MSEVGEAKKKFSLTSILTIRKKPKEIVEKEEKKLTIERVMPVEEPLRIVERDPSWRVLESYYVYKPFVKITIAETPTGPMYFVEEQGLTPDDKSILSKLAEILMDEIHPPSKPEDVRDLRAYVFKEVERIAEKYRDKLGLVGARRIKVFYYVERNLLGYGAIDPFLRDPNIEDLSCNGVNVPIFVWHRRYESIPTNVSFMDEEYLNELIMKLAHMAGKHISIAYPVLDAMLPEKHRVAATYGHEVSVKGPSFTIRKFREKPFSVIELIEQGNIDSLTSAYIWLLLEHGKTFMVAGGTGTGKTTLLNALSMFIKPGMKIVTIEDTPELNLPHVNWVQLTSREVYIAGAQSLGTSVKLYDLVKLSLRYRPDYIIVGEVRGDEAFVLFQAMATGHSGASTIHAETLDYAVKRLTSPPMNIPPTYMRLMNVFMHVQRVITRVEKGVVKVRRRITVVQEVEDFEKYIKISTWDPRTDSHVVNLERSIHLQDIALKRGFDVSDLIEEIKRRSTVLEWMLVKGIKDAWDVSRIIFDYYYEPKAVYEKARSELGELLKKESVESPAE, encoded by the coding sequence ATGAGTGAGGTAGGAGAAGCGAAGAAGAAATTTTCTCTCACATCAATTTTGACAATAAGGAAAAAGCCCAAGGAAATTGTTGAAAAAGAGGAGAAAAAGTTAACCATTGAAAGGGTAATGCCTGTAGAAGAACCATTGAGAATCGTTGAAAGAGATCCTAGCTGGAGGGTTTTAGAATCATACTACGTGTATAAGCCATTCGTGAAAATAACTATTGCCGAAACCCCCACAGGCCCCATGTACTTTGTAGAAGAACAAGGACTGACTCCTGATGATAAGTCCATATTATCGAAGCTGGCCGAGATATTAATGGATGAAATACACCCCCCATCTAAACCGGAGGATGTGAGGGATTTAAGGGCTTACGTGTTCAAGGAAGTTGAGAGAATTGCGGAGAAGTATAGAGATAAGCTTGGGCTAGTGGGGGCGAGAAGAATTAAAGTATTCTACTATGTTGAGAGAAACCTTCTGGGATATGGCGCGATTGACCCATTCCTGAGGGATCCCAACATCGAGGATCTATCGTGTAACGGGGTAAACGTGCCGATTTTCGTATGGCATAGGAGATATGAGAGCATTCCAACTAATGTCTCGTTCATGGATGAGGAATACCTCAACGAGCTCATTATGAAACTTGCCCACATGGCCGGCAAGCACATTAGCATAGCCTACCCTGTTTTAGACGCTATGTTGCCTGAGAAACACCGTGTCGCAGCTACCTATGGGCACGAGGTGTCTGTTAAAGGCCCATCATTCACTATTCGTAAATTCAGGGAGAAGCCTTTCAGCGTTATTGAGCTAATTGAACAGGGGAATATTGACAGCCTAACCTCTGCATACATATGGCTCTTGCTAGAGCATGGGAAAACCTTCATGGTGGCTGGCGGCACCGGTACCGGTAAAACAACCTTGTTAAACGCTCTCTCAATGTTCATTAAGCCTGGGATGAAAATAGTTACGATAGAGGACACTCCTGAACTCAACCTTCCACACGTTAACTGGGTTCAGCTCACTAGTAGAGAAGTATATATTGCTGGTGCACAGTCGCTTGGAACTAGCGTAAAGCTCTACGACTTAGTCAAGCTAAGCCTGAGGTACAGGCCTGACTACATCATCGTGGGCGAGGTCCGCGGTGACGAGGCTTTCGTCCTGTTCCAAGCAATGGCTACGGGCCACAGTGGTGCATCAACCATACACGCCGAGACACTAGATTACGCCGTGAAACGTTTAACAAGCCCTCCCATGAATATTCCTCCCACCTACATGAGGCTAATGAATGTTTTCATGCATGTTCAAAGAGTTATCACAAGGGTTGAAAAGGGAGTAGTAAAGGTTAGGCGCAGAATAACGGTTGTGCAAGAAGTGGAGGATTTCGAAAAATACATCAAAATTTCAACCTGGGATCCGAGAACGGATTCGCATGTAGTGAATCTTGAAAGGAGTATTCATCTACAGGACATAGCATTGAAGAGAGGTTTTGACGTGAGCGATTTGATAGAGGAGATAAAGCGTAGAAGCACGGTTTTGGAATGGATGCTTGTTAAGGGAATAAAAGATGCGTGGGACGTGTCAAGAATAATCTTCGACTACTACTATGAACCTAAAGCCGTCTACGAGAAAGCCAGGTCCGAGCTGGGGGAGCTCCTGAAGAAGGAAAGCGTTGAATCTCCTGCTGAGTAA
- a CDS encoding DHH family phosphoesterase: MKNLLITHTDMDGVAAAGLYLYATGISEYKVIYTEPYLMNEVLRRVVVNPPERIAVFDIGVNPGVFSQVLEAISSLSAKKVEIEWFDHHVWDREWVESMRRYEVKLHVDRETCGVGVVAKHAFIKRSNVPPDFLENLVNGVCGGDLWRFDHWLSPFYIRLVRRKDPVSWKNVVVKTISSGVYWDRAFEEKVLEEFEKELEELSELSKNMDFEVFEANGFKIGVVHVREDVENSFLASLVLSRVGLDVAVIVSRDGKLSLRSRNVNVRDLAVALNGGGHLKASGAKIQIPLTVKVLTAFSRKFLIEYVADLIKENASYLKRLRD; encoded by the coding sequence ATGAAAAATTTGCTAATAACGCATACAGATATGGATGGCGTAGCGGCAGCCGGCTTGTACTTGTACGCTACAGGTATTTCAGAGTACAAAGTAATCTACACAGAACCCTATTTAATGAACGAGGTGCTTAGAAGAGTTGTTGTAAATCCGCCGGAGAGAATAGCGGTGTTTGACATTGGGGTCAACCCGGGTGTTTTCAGCCAGGTTTTAGAGGCCATATCAAGCTTAAGCGCTAAAAAAGTAGAGATTGAATGGTTTGACCATCACGTGTGGGATAGAGAATGGGTAGAAAGTATGAGACGGTATGAAGTTAAACTGCATGTAGATAGGGAAACTTGCGGCGTCGGTGTTGTTGCTAAGCATGCTTTTATCAAGAGGTCCAATGTCCCGCCAGATTTCCTGGAAAACCTTGTTAATGGTGTTTGCGGGGGAGACTTGTGGAGATTCGACCACTGGCTTTCACCATTCTACATAAGGCTTGTGAGGAGGAAGGATCCTGTTTCCTGGAAAAATGTTGTGGTTAAAACTATTTCAAGCGGTGTTTACTGGGACAGGGCGTTTGAGGAAAAAGTTCTAGAAGAGTTTGAGAAAGAATTGGAAGAGTTGAGCGAGTTATCGAAAAACATGGATTTCGAAGTGTTCGAGGCCAACGGGTTTAAGATTGGGGTTGTTCACGTTAGGGAAGATGTTGAAAACAGCTTTCTCGCCTCCCTGGTTTTGTCAAGGGTTGGGCTGGATGTGGCTGTAATAGTGTCTCGTGACGGCAAGTTAAGCTTGAGGAGCAGGAATGTAAACGTTAGAGATCTCGCGGTCGCACTCAATGGCGGCGGCCATTTGAAAGCCTCGGGGGCAAAGATTCAAATACCATTAACCGTTAAAGTGTTGACGGCTTTTTCCCGAAAGTTTCTCATAGAATACGTTGCAGACTTGATAAAGGAAAACGCATCCTATCTGAAACGACTTAGAGATTAA
- a CDS encoding DUF429 domain-containing protein, which yields MVNFAGLDLSAKESNPSGLAVINSFKEIVDLTLVFSDDEIASRIILYKPIIVAIDAPLTSTGKPFRQVDRSLLKAGFRILPTTLTYMRELAERAQVLKKILESRNVAVIETHPTSALKSSRCSSHINLFQSFGFKQVTPTLRNKHLIDALISSIVSYHYYHGTSVIFKEADGEVHLLPTVC from the coding sequence ATGGTGAATTTTGCAGGGCTCGATCTCTCAGCCAAAGAATCCAATCCCTCCGGTTTAGCAGTGATAAATTCATTTAAAGAAATAGTAGACTTGACACTAGTGTTTAGCGATGATGAAATAGCTTCTAGAATTATCCTCTACAAGCCGATTATAGTAGCTATTGATGCACCCTTAACTTCCACCGGAAAGCCGTTCAGGCAAGTTGACAGGTCATTGCTGAAGGCGGGTTTCAGAATCCTCCCTACAACTCTCACATATATGCGTGAGCTAGCTGAGAGAGCGCAAGTGCTTAAGAAGATTTTAGAAAGCAGAAATGTCGCAGTGATTGAAACACATCCTACTAGTGCTTTAAAATCAAGTAGGTGTAGTTCTCACATTAATCTATTCCAGTCCTTCGGTTTTAAACAGGTAACCCCAACCCTTAGGAATAAACATCTCATTGATGCTTTAATCTCATCAATAGTTTCTTATCATTATTATCACGGAACATCAGTGATTTTTAAAGAAGCTGACGGAGAAGTACACTTGCTCCCAACGGTGTGTTAG
- a CDS encoding NAD(P)/FAD-dependent oxidoreductase: MKYDVVIVGAGVAGLESAIVLASKGFKVAVVESKPAEKIGDKTCGDAIGIHHFEKISLEIPSKVIDYKYRGVKIYSPSEKHGLIVPGEGVSVNRVRFGQWLLEEALKKRVELYDSYVLTDVIIKNDMVEEVRVKKVNGPVVELKANAFIDASGARPALRSKLPDTWPISDKPFTTDFNIAYREVIRSVNPMPEEDSKYALIYLNAEVAPGGYWWLFPKSDDRVVLNIGLGVVWNGVYNPRHNYEKYLKPRFRGDLIHAGGGIVPTRRPLPTLVWRNVGVVGDAAYTVNPVHGGGIGSSLEAAYIVSTYIGNGLEAGGVDEKKVWEANIKYMQAYGAKQAGLDILRMYLQKLSNDDFEWILKNKIVDGSSVYDLGVKGELGEKILHTVSAMIKLLGKPSLLNQLRIMRSYMNRLISLHSTEYPKSPEELPKWMSLVENIVEEYARTIGFDRGQKVKW, from the coding sequence TTGAAATACGACGTTGTAATTGTGGGAGCGGGAGTAGCCGGATTAGAGTCCGCGATTGTCCTAGCCTCGAAGGGTTTTAAGGTTGCTGTTGTGGAGAGCAAGCCTGCTGAAAAAATAGGTGATAAAACCTGTGGAGACGCGATAGGCATTCACCACTTTGAGAAGATAAGCTTGGAAATCCCTAGTAAGGTAATTGATTACAAATACCGGGGAGTGAAGATTTACAGCCCTAGCGAAAAACACGGCTTGATCGTTCCCGGGGAAGGAGTCAGCGTGAACAGGGTTAGGTTCGGACAATGGCTTCTAGAGGAAGCACTGAAGAAGAGGGTAGAACTTTACGATTCCTATGTTCTCACAGACGTTATCATCAAAAACGATATGGTCGAAGAGGTAAGAGTTAAAAAGGTCAACGGCCCAGTGGTCGAGCTCAAGGCTAATGCTTTCATAGATGCGAGTGGCGCCCGCCCTGCCCTAAGGTCAAAACTCCCCGATACATGGCCGATTTCTGATAAACCATTCACAACGGACTTCAACATTGCGTACAGAGAAGTTATTAGGAGTGTTAACCCTATGCCAGAAGAGGACTCTAAGTATGCACTAATTTATTTGAACGCGGAGGTCGCTCCTGGAGGATATTGGTGGTTGTTCCCCAAGTCTGATGATCGGGTTGTTTTAAACATTGGGCTGGGTGTTGTTTGGAACGGGGTTTACAATCCAAGACATAACTACGAAAAATACCTGAAACCCCGTTTCAGAGGCGATTTAATCCATGCTGGAGGAGGAATTGTGCCGACGAGAAGACCTCTTCCAACACTCGTATGGAGGAACGTTGGCGTCGTAGGGGATGCCGCCTACACTGTCAACCCTGTACATGGGGGCGGGATCGGATCCAGCCTCGAAGCCGCGTACATCGTCTCCACATATATTGGCAACGGTCTAGAAGCCGGTGGGGTTGATGAGAAGAAGGTCTGGGAGGCGAACATTAAATACATGCAGGCTTATGGTGCTAAGCAGGCTGGGCTCGATATTTTAAGAATGTATCTTCAAAAATTGAGCAACGATGATTTTGAATGGATACTGAAGAATAAGATTGTTGACGGTTCCTCCGTTTACGATTTAGGCGTCAAAGGAGAGCTCGGGGAGAAAATACTTCACACTGTTAGCGCAATGATAAAGTTGCTGGGAAAACCAAGTCTCCTAAACCAGTTGAGAATAATGAGAAGCTATATGAATCGATTGATAAGTCTTCATTCAACAGAGTATCCTAAATCACCCGAAGAATTGCCCAAGTGGATGAGTCTTGTTGAAAACATTGTGGAAGAATACGCGAGAACAATAGGTTTTGATAGAGGGCAAAAAGTTAAATGGTGA
- a CDS encoding AMP phosphorylase produces MEQRVKEYSVSVLDLNFGKPIVVLNEADARELGVTPGNILLIIHGDKQKTGVVMTTKTMVNKGSLMVTNELANALGLKEGGAVGIKPLSIPPSFPALKKRLKGERLEESHYREIVKDVVEGVYGEAEIAAFLVSQLFYEPTEEELTYLIKAMVETGSRIVFEEPANDVHSVGGVPGNSKVALITVPIVAASGLLIPKTSSRAITSPAGTADTVEVLARVDLTIDEIKDIVKKTKGVLAWGGKLNLAPADDIFVNIERRLAIDPIYQMVASILSKKLAMGIERLVIDIPAGRGAKVQEVSKADEMAGIFIRQASKMNIALKVAITYGGQPIGLTTGPALEAREALSALITGKGSRSLVDKALLLAGLVLELSGRVPAGSGEEVAREIFLSGKAYEKFKEIIEAQGGDPNVKPEEIPIGKHSYTLKSPLEGAVTHLDNAAITTLARACGAPYDKGAGVYLHAKVGYRVNKGDPLITLYSNSASRLETAVNLLSQTQPIIVEGMLLKTLP; encoded by the coding sequence TTGGAACAACGTGTAAAGGAATACAGTGTTAGCGTTTTAGATCTTAATTTTGGAAAACCGATAGTTGTATTAAACGAGGCCGATGCCCGGGAGCTTGGTGTAACTCCAGGCAACATTCTATTAATCATTCACGGGGATAAGCAGAAAACCGGAGTAGTAATGACAACCAAGACCATGGTTAACAAGGGTTCACTAATGGTGACAAATGAGCTGGCAAACGCCTTAGGCTTGAAAGAAGGTGGGGCTGTAGGCATTAAACCGTTAAGCATACCTCCTAGTTTTCCAGCGCTCAAGAAAAGATTGAAAGGTGAGAGACTTGAGGAATCTCATTACAGAGAAATTGTTAAAGATGTGGTGGAGGGGGTTTACGGGGAAGCCGAGATCGCAGCGTTTCTTGTAAGCCAATTGTTCTATGAACCAACAGAGGAGGAATTAACTTACTTGATTAAGGCAATGGTGGAAACAGGGAGCAGAATTGTTTTCGAAGAGCCCGCTAATGATGTTCACAGCGTTGGTGGCGTACCAGGTAATAGTAAAGTAGCCCTTATAACTGTTCCCATCGTTGCGGCATCAGGACTATTGATCCCGAAGACAAGTAGCAGGGCGATAACGAGTCCTGCAGGAACAGCGGACACTGTTGAAGTATTAGCAAGAGTTGACTTGACGATTGACGAGATAAAGGATATTGTTAAAAAGACGAAAGGGGTTTTAGCGTGGGGCGGAAAGCTTAACCTAGCACCTGCTGACGATATTTTCGTAAACATTGAGAGACGCCTAGCAATTGATCCTATTTATCAAATGGTAGCTAGCATACTCTCTAAAAAGCTTGCAATGGGCATCGAGAGACTAGTTATAGATATCCCCGCTGGGAGGGGTGCAAAAGTACAGGAGGTGTCTAAAGCTGACGAGATGGCTGGCATATTCATAAGGCAGGCGAGTAAAATGAACATTGCTCTTAAAGTAGCAATAACTTACGGTGGTCAACCAATAGGTTTAACAACCGGTCCAGCCTTGGAGGCTAGAGAAGCCTTATCCGCGTTAATCACGGGTAAGGGAAGTCGTAGTTTAGTGGACAAAGCTTTACTACTAGCAGGGCTCGTCTTAGAGTTAAGCGGGAGGGTTCCAGCCGGAAGCGGTGAAGAGGTTGCCAGAGAGATTTTCCTTTCAGGGAAAGCCTATGAGAAGTTTAAGGAAATTATAGAGGCTCAAGGCGGAGACCCTAATGTTAAACCGGAGGAAATCCCCATAGGGAAACACTCTTACACTCTAAAATCTCCTCTTGAAGGAGCTGTAACCCACCTAGATAATGCTGCGATAACAACTCTTGCAAGGGCTTGCGGAGCTCCATATGATAAAGGAGCCGGGGTTTATCTTCACGCAAAGGTCGGTTACAGGGTGAATAAGGGAGATCCGTTGATAACTCTCTACAGTAACAGCGCCTCAAGGCTTGAGACTGCTGTCAACCTGCTCTCGCAAACCCAGCCCATAATCGTTGAAGGAATGTTGTTGAAAACTCTCCCATAA